The Nitrospirales bacterium genome includes a window with the following:
- a CDS encoding NADH-quinone oxidoreductase subunit L: MSIALLIPLLPLLAAIVIGALGKRLGTHASRVGIAATVSACFLSIFTLFSVSAGDPIHITLWPFEDNGSNFLKFGIWVDRLTAVMMVLITSVSTVIHVYSVRYLYGDPGYARFFALLGLMTFVILSLVSSPNLLMLFVFWQLLSWTLYLILAFNYTHAPAYQNAFKTLMVHRVGDVAFLCGIIVAYKYFGTLEFGELFERASQQAHIISLLPGNLFDVNVVTVMTLLIFVGAVAKSSQFPLHVWLPDTMDSPTPVSALMHAGIINAGGFLLNRLAPLYALSPNTLHIVFVVGMMTVLFGASMMLVQSDIKKTLGYSTMGQMGYMIMECGLGAFALAIFHLIAHGLFKASLFLSAGNVIHNARHEPKFPASSSHEPTRLPAQTTWVTGLVVTLIMPLIILMVAHDLLEVPLEDAHGAVIFLFFSWVTASQAIFSLYRLHAVDSWKVASAMIVALFLIGFTYLWAGEAFTHFLYPEPGVADGFFVAAALNPTVFDVLILASTVLILLGWIYGYTDAKGQKILNVEWSQTIQQKMYLFLINRLYVDLLYMRWGNALFQWAQRIGARF, translated from the coding sequence ATGAGTATCGCACTTCTCATTCCACTCCTTCCCCTGTTGGCGGCTATCGTGATTGGCGCTTTGGGGAAACGGCTGGGGACACATGCTTCCAGGGTCGGGATCGCCGCCACGGTCAGCGCCTGCTTCTTGTCCATATTCACGCTGTTCTCGGTCAGCGCAGGAGACCCCATTCACATCACGCTCTGGCCTTTCGAGGATAACGGCTCAAACTTTTTGAAGTTCGGCATTTGGGTCGACCGGCTCACAGCCGTCATGATGGTCTTGATCACGAGTGTCAGCACCGTCATCCATGTGTACTCCGTGCGGTATCTTTACGGCGACCCGGGGTATGCCAGGTTTTTTGCCCTACTTGGCCTCATGACGTTTGTCATTCTCTCACTTGTTTCCAGTCCAAATCTTTTGATGTTATTCGTGTTTTGGCAGCTATTGAGCTGGACCCTCTATCTGATCCTCGCATTTAATTATACGCATGCTCCTGCCTACCAGAATGCGTTTAAGACCTTGATGGTTCATCGCGTTGGAGACGTCGCCTTTCTGTGCGGGATTATTGTGGCGTACAAATATTTCGGCACGCTCGAGTTTGGCGAACTCTTCGAACGCGCGTCCCAACAAGCCCATATCATTTCGCTCTTGCCGGGAAATCTCTTCGACGTCAACGTGGTCACGGTCATGACGTTACTGATCTTTGTCGGAGCCGTAGCCAAATCTTCCCAATTTCCTCTGCATGTGTGGCTGCCGGATACCATGGATTCTCCAACTCCGGTTTCCGCCCTCATGCATGCGGGGATCATTAATGCCGGAGGCTTCCTCCTCAATCGTCTGGCTCCGCTGTACGCTCTTTCACCCAACACGCTGCATATCGTGTTTGTCGTCGGGATGATGACTGTGCTGTTTGGCGCGTCCATGATGCTCGTGCAAAGTGACATCAAGAAAACGCTTGGTTACTCGACCATGGGGCAAATGGGCTATATGATCATGGAATGCGGTCTTGGTGCGTTTGCCCTGGCTATCTTTCATCTTATTGCCCATGGGTTATTTAAAGCTTCTCTTTTCCTCAGCGCAGGAAACGTGATTCATAACGCTCGCCATGAGCCCAAGTTTCCTGCTTCTTCCAGTCATGAACCCACGAGGCTACCAGCCCAAACAACTTGGGTGACGGGATTAGTGGTGACGTTGATCATGCCGCTTATCATCTTGATGGTTGCGCACGATTTACTAGAGGTTCCCCTTGAGGATGCCCATGGGGCTGTGATTTTTCTGTTTTTTAGCTGGGTCACCGCCTCGCAAGCAATTTTCAGTTTATACCGGCTCCATGCGGTGGATTCATGGAAAGTCGCGAGCGCGATGATTGTGGCGTTGTTTCTGATTGGATTCACGTACTTGTGGGCTGGCGAAGCGTTCACCCATTTTCTGTACCCTGAGCCCGGAGTGGCGGATGGCTTTTTTGTCGCGGCCGCTTTGAATCCCACCGTGTTTGATGTGCTCATATTGGCGTCGACGGTCTTGATTCTCTTGGGGTGGATCTATGGGTACACCGATGCCAAAGGACAAAAGATTCTGAATGTGGAGTGGAGTCAAACCATTCAACAAAAAATGTACCTGTTTCTTATCAACCGGCTGTATGTGGATCTTCTCTACATGCGGTGGGGAAACGCGCTGTTTCAATGGGCGCAACGAATCGGGGCAAGGTTTTAG
- a CDS encoding Na+/H+ antiporter subunit E, with translation MTTRSRPISSKFLALKTTALFVLWIMLSARFDWIHLTLGLALSFSVAWINSGHSPFVPKFRLWGNVVMYLPWLFWKIVQSSLHVSKLILHPSLPIKPQLIHVETKLGHHAAMVLLGNSITLTPGTITAEVDRNTLIVHALDHASGEDVTKKRIEAKIAEIFKDEEPDL, from the coding sequence ATGACAACCAGATCACGACCGATTTCTTCGAAATTTTTAGCCCTCAAAACTACCGCCTTATTTGTCTTGTGGATCATGTTGTCAGCCCGCTTCGACTGGATCCATCTCACGCTGGGACTGGCTCTGTCCTTTTCGGTGGCCTGGATCAATTCCGGCCATTCCCCCTTTGTCCCCAAATTTCGATTGTGGGGCAACGTTGTCATGTACCTGCCGTGGCTCTTTTGGAAGATTGTCCAAAGCAGTCTTCATGTCTCAAAGCTGATTCTTCACCCATCGCTTCCCATTAAACCTCAGTTAATCCACGTTGAGACGAAACTTGGACATCACGCCGCGATGGTGCTTCTTGGCAATTCAATCACGTTGACCCCTGGAACGATTACCGCAGAAGTCGATAGAAACACACTCATCGTTCACGCGTTGGATCATGCGTCAGGAGAGGATGTGACCAAAAAGAGAATCGAAGCCAAAATTGCTGAAATCTTTAAGGACGAAGAACCGGATTTATGA
- a CDS encoding monovalent cation/H+ antiporter complex subunit F: MKIFLLGVLGILAVLIGAYLYRVLQGPTIFDRVLGLNGISTKAIILLVLIGAYFERVDMFVDISTGYALLNLVGALAVAKYLEQKGLP; the protein is encoded by the coding sequence ATGAAAATTTTCCTTCTCGGTGTGTTGGGGATTTTGGCTGTTCTCATCGGAGCCTACCTGTATCGTGTGCTTCAAGGCCCCACGATTTTCGATCGTGTATTAGGTCTCAACGGGATCTCCACGAAAGCGATTATTCTACTCGTGCTTATCGGAGCGTACTTCGAACGTGTCGATATGTTCGTGGACATTTCAACGGGATATGCGTTGCTCAACTTGGTCGGAGCTCTGGCCGTCGCCAAGTACTTGGAACAGAAAGGACTTCCCTAG
- the mnhG gene encoding monovalent cation/H(+) antiporter subunit G, whose protein sequence is MDVLSIIFILAGLFFLIVAAIGVIRLPDVFSRSHAVSLTDSLGAFLMLVGIALHEGLSTNMLKIIAVLALLYIQNPVIAHATVRAALRAGLKPWKQGTP, encoded by the coding sequence ATGGACGTGTTGTCCATCATCTTTATCCTGGCCGGCCTGTTTTTCTTGATCGTCGCCGCGATCGGCGTGATCAGGTTACCGGATGTGTTCAGCCGTTCTCATGCCGTGTCCCTGACGGACAGCTTGGGCGCCTTTCTGATGTTGGTGGGTATCGCGCTCCATGAAGGGCTCAGTACAAACATGCTCAAAATCATCGCCGTCTTGGCCTTGCTCTATATTCAAAATCCAGTCATCGCGCATGCCACGGTGCGTGCGGCTCTTCGCGCGGGATTGAAACCCTGGAAACAAGGAACTCCATGA
- a CDS encoding DUF4040 domain-containing protein, with amino-acid sequence MTFSYEIPLLILLLVTAAGAILVKDLMSAILLLGSYSFFLSLVWGWLGAVDVAFVEAVVGAGLATVLFLLTLFGTAPKDSRLRRPPPPMAALVALPLLGVLLLYAAKDLPQFGDPHSPPSVHISPTYLEQSYQDTHTPNVVTAVLMDYRSLDTMVETVVIFTAGIACALLLRRQSS; translated from the coding sequence ATGACGTTTTCGTACGAAATCCCCCTGCTCATTTTGCTCCTCGTCACGGCCGCCGGTGCGATATTAGTCAAAGATCTGATGAGCGCGATCTTGCTTCTCGGCTCCTACAGTTTTTTCCTATCGTTGGTGTGGGGATGGCTGGGAGCGGTAGATGTGGCGTTCGTGGAAGCGGTCGTAGGAGCGGGATTGGCCACGGTGCTGTTCTTGCTCACCCTGTTCGGGACCGCGCCGAAAGACAGTCGACTTCGCCGGCCACCGCCCCCGATGGCAGCCCTGGTGGCGCTCCCCCTGTTGGGCGTGCTTTTACTGTATGCGGCAAAGGACCTCCCTCAATTCGGTGACCCCCATTCACCGCCAAGTGTCCATATTTCGCCAACTTACCTCGAACAGAGTTATCAGGATACGCACACCCCAAATGTCGTGACGGCCGTCCTGATGGACTACCGCTCACTCGATACCATGGTCGAAACCGTGGTGATTTTCACGGCTGGAATTGCGTGCGCGCTCCTGCTCCGGAGGCAAAGCTCATGA
- a CDS encoding cation:proton antiporter subunit C produces the protein MTDLFSAVFQRPNFLTFVIIFLWGFYIMVTRYNLVKKLVGMYLLQTSVIFFLVSISAKKNSTAPILLSTTEPVQAINYANPLPHVLTLTAIVVGVATLGVALALCAAIYRRYGSLDEEEILKKLE, from the coding sequence ATGACTGATCTTTTTTCAGCGGTCTTTCAGCGCCCGAATTTTTTGACCTTTGTCATCATTTTCTTGTGGGGGTTCTACATCATGGTGACGAGGTACAATCTCGTCAAAAAACTGGTCGGCATGTATCTGCTCCAAACCAGCGTGATCTTTTTTCTGGTGTCCATTAGCGCGAAGAAGAACTCAACGGCTCCCATCCTTCTCTCGACGACCGAACCCGTGCAAGCCATAAACTACGCCAATCCCTTGCCGCACGTGCTGACCCTGACGGCGATTGTGGTGGGCGTGGCCACGCTGGGAGTCGCACTGGCCCTGTGCGCCGCGATCTATCGCCGGTACGGCAGTCTTGATGAAGAAGAAATCCTGAAAAAGCTAGAATGA